GATCAACGGCGAAAACGTAACCATCATGGAAAACTCAAGCTTTTCCGAATACCTCTCTCGCGTCACCCTCGTTGCACAAGAAACAGGCATGAACATAACCGTTAACGTCACGAACATCTACCTTGACCAAGTAGAACCGTGGAGCATTCGCGTCACGGCCCAGCTCACCATCAACCTCACCGACCAATCAGGCAGGTTTGGCTGGACTCAGCTCAAAAACTTCACTGTCGACATCCCCATCGCAGACATCATCGATCCCCTCTACAGCGTCAACACCCTCAGCAGGGTTCCCAACACGATACGAAAGACGAACATAACCGAGTTCGTCAATGATGCCGGCGACGCGAACGACACGACCAACCTTCAACAATTCTACAACACCTCAGCATACCGCGCATCCCAAACAGCGCCCAGCATCCTCATGCGCTTCGAAGGAAACCTCTCCCCCTCCCTCTACGGCATAGAAAGCATGGTCAACCTCAACGACCTCTCCCTTCAAGACATCCCTGTCAACACCGAACGCAGCGTCATCGACTACCTCTACTGGGGAACCCAGCCAACAACGGACCTGTGCGACGTGCAAAACATGCCCTCCTCATTCAGAATAGACACAGGCCATAAGGAAACCTACGAAATAGACGAGCTTAACTACACCACCTGCCCGTGAACACCACTCCGCTGAGCAGGAACCAACACAACCATGGCGCTCACTATCTGGCATAAAAAGCGTTGCATCGCAAAAGATGTCAAGCCTTGCAACAACCCCCTTGCGCAGGCGAGAGGGAACATGTTTCGCACAGCACCAAAAAACCTCCTCTTCACCTTCCCAACGCCACGCCGCGTCACCATCCACATGTTCTTCGTCTTCTTCCCCCTCCACATCATCTACCTCGACGAACAAAACAACGTCATAGACAAAGCACACCTCCGACCCTTTCAATGGCACACGCCCTCAGCACCGGCAAAACGCGTCCTCGAACTCGCGTCGAACAACAGCCACGCCTCCACCATCAAAACAGGCGACACCCTCACTCTATCGCC
The nucleotide sequence above comes from Candidatus Woesearchaeota archaeon. Encoded proteins:
- a CDS encoding DUF192 domain-containing protein; protein product: MALTIWHKKRCIAKDVKPCNNPLAQARGNMFRTAPKNLLFTFPTPRRVTIHMFFVFFPLHIIYLDEQNNVIDKAHLRPFQWHTPSAPAKRVLELASNNSHASTIKTGDTLTLSPQEHRRKIYKRTILKRNTPHGKHPNRR